One genomic region from Apodemus sylvaticus chromosome 1, mApoSyl1.1, whole genome shotgun sequence encodes:
- the Igsf6 gene encoding immunoglobulin superfamily member 6 — MGPASTGRSGLRLEISLVLFHVGVLGACTVSVLQPAYLEVDHGSEAVTMECTFSTTGCSLVQPKGLWFRCGTHQPEALCLDGCRNKADKFTVKETLDHNQVSLTVNRLSPNDSAIYICGIAFPNEKAPSAKQTGNGTTLVVRERLFSKEVHSLLIVLLALLSVYVAGVCVIAIVLLKSKSNSLRSRETKEDSKKKSARRIFQEIAQELYHKRYVETSHQPEQDSTYENRKALPSPGRA, encoded by the exons GTGTGCTGGGCGCCTGTACTGTGTCTGTGCTACAGCCAGCTTACCTAGAGGTGGACCACGGTTCTGAGGCTGTCACCATGGAGTGTACCTTCTCTACAACTGGATGCTCTCTGGTGCAACCAAAAGGCTTATGGTTTCGCTGTGGCACTCATCAGCCTGAAGCTCTGTGCTTGGATGGATGCAGAAATAAGGCGGACAAGTTCACAGTGAAAGAAACCCTGGACCACAACCAAGTCTCCCTCACTGTTAACAGGCTGTCTCCAAACGACAGTGCAATTTACATCTGTGGAATAGCATTTCCCAATGAAAAGGCACCGAGCGCTAAACAGACTGGAAATGGGACTACACTAGTGGTGAGAG AAAGACTTTTCAGCAAGGAGGTGCACAGTCTCCTGATAgtgctcttagcactgctctctgTCTATGTTGCCGGTGTATGTGTGATCGCCATAGTCCTCCTCAAA TCAAAATCTAACAGTCTAAGAAGCAGAGAAACCAAGGAAGACTCAAAAAAG AAGAGTGCTCGGCGCATCTTTCAGGAAATTGCTCAAGAATTATACCATAAGAGATATGTAGAAACAAGTCATCAACCT GAGCAAGACAGCActtatgaaaacagaaaagcacTCCCCAGCCCTGGAAGAGCATAG